The following proteins come from a genomic window of Trinickia caryophylli:
- the leuB gene encoding 3-isopropylmalate dehydrogenase: MKIAVLPGDGIGPEIVNEAVKVLDALDEKFELEQAPVGGAGYEAKGHPLPDSTLALAKEADAILFGAVGDWKYDSLERALRPEQAILGLRKHLELFANFRPAICYPQLTGASSLKPEIVSGLDILIVRELNGDIYFGAPRGIRTSPDGAFAGEREGFDTMRYSEPEVRRIAHVAFQAAQKRGKRLTSVDKANVLETSQLWKEVMIDVSKAYPDVELSHMYVDNAAMQLVKAPKSFDVIVTGNMFGDILSDEAAMLTGSIGMLPSASLDKNNKGLYEPSHGSAPDIAGKGVANPLATILSAAMMLRYSLGKPEQAERIERAVQKVLEGGYRTADIATPGCRQVGTVEMGDAVRAAL, encoded by the coding sequence ATGAAGATTGCAGTGCTGCCCGGCGACGGCATCGGCCCCGAAATCGTCAATGAAGCGGTCAAAGTGCTCGACGCACTCGACGAGAAATTCGAACTCGAGCAGGCGCCCGTGGGCGGTGCCGGCTACGAAGCGAAGGGCCACCCGCTGCCCGATTCGACACTCGCGCTCGCGAAGGAAGCCGACGCCATCCTCTTCGGCGCCGTTGGCGACTGGAAGTACGATTCGCTCGAGCGCGCTTTGCGCCCCGAGCAGGCCATTCTCGGCTTGCGCAAGCACCTCGAATTATTTGCGAATTTCCGTCCGGCGATCTGTTATCCGCAACTGACGGGCGCTTCTTCGCTCAAGCCGGAGATCGTCTCGGGGCTCGATATCCTGATCGTGCGCGAGCTCAACGGCGACATCTATTTCGGCGCGCCACGCGGCATTCGTACGTCGCCGGACGGCGCATTCGCCGGAGAGCGCGAGGGTTTCGACACGATGCGCTACTCGGAGCCCGAAGTGCGCCGGATCGCTCATGTCGCGTTTCAGGCCGCGCAAAAGCGAGGCAAGCGGCTCACGTCGGTCGACAAGGCCAACGTGCTCGAAACGTCGCAGCTCTGGAAAGAGGTGATGATCGACGTATCGAAAGCGTATCCGGATGTCGAGTTGTCGCACATGTACGTCGACAACGCGGCGATGCAGCTCGTGAAGGCGCCGAAGTCGTTCGACGTTATCGTGACCGGCAACATGTTCGGCGACATTTTGTCCGACGAAGCGGCGATGCTGACGGGGTCGATCGGCATGCTGCCGTCGGCCTCGCTCGACAAGAACAACAAGGGCCTGTACGAGCCGTCGCACGGCTCCGCCCCCGATATCGCGGGCAAGGGCGTGGCGAACCCGCTTGCCACGATCCTTTCGGCCGCGATGATGCTGCGCTATTCGCTCGGCAAGCCGGAGCAGGCCGAGCGCATCGAGCGTGCGGTGCAAAAGGTGCTCGAAGGCGGCTACCGGACCGCCGATATCGCCACGCCCGGCTGCCGCCAGGTCGGCACCGTGGAAATGGGCGACGCGGTTCGCGCCGCATTGTAA
- the asd gene encoding aspartate-semialdehyde dehydrogenase, whose amino-acid sequence MNVGLVGWRGMVGSVLMQRMQEERDFDLIEPIFFSTSNAGGSAPAFAKNETRLKDATNIDELKKCDVVITCQGGDYTTEVFPKLRAAGWNGYWIDAASSLRMKDDAVIILDPVNLDVIKNALVKGTKNFIGGNCTVSLMLMALGGLFRENLVEWMTAMTYQAASGAGAQNMRELLAQMGTLHGAVKNELADPSSAILDIDRRVLAAMTSDAMPTDHFGVPLAGSLIPWIDKDLGNGMSREEWKGGAETNKILGKPAMGQAGSIPVDGLCVRIGAMRCHSQALTIKLTKDVPLDEIDGILASANDWVKVVPNEREASMRDLSPAVVTGTLAVPVGRLRKLAMGGEYLSAFTVGDQLLWGAAEPLRRMLRILLEK is encoded by the coding sequence ATGAACGTAGGTCTCGTAGGTTGGCGCGGCATGGTCGGCAGCGTCCTGATGCAACGCATGCAGGAAGAGCGCGATTTCGACCTGATCGAACCCATCTTCTTCAGCACGAGCAACGCGGGCGGCAGTGCGCCGGCGTTCGCCAAGAACGAGACCCGGCTCAAGGACGCGACGAACATCGACGAGCTCAAGAAGTGCGATGTCGTCATCACCTGCCAGGGCGGCGATTACACCACCGAAGTCTTTCCGAAGCTGCGCGCGGCGGGATGGAACGGCTACTGGATCGACGCTGCGTCCTCGCTGCGGATGAAGGACGATGCGGTCATCATCCTCGATCCGGTCAACCTGGACGTGATCAAGAACGCGCTCGTCAAGGGCACGAAGAATTTCATCGGCGGCAACTGCACGGTCAGCCTGATGCTGATGGCGCTGGGCGGCCTGTTCCGCGAGAACCTCGTCGAATGGATGACGGCCATGACGTATCAGGCTGCATCGGGCGCGGGCGCGCAGAACATGCGCGAGCTCCTCGCGCAGATGGGCACGCTGCACGGCGCGGTCAAGAACGAACTGGCCGACCCGTCGTCGGCCATTCTCGACATCGACCGCCGCGTGCTCGCCGCGATGACGAGCGACGCCATGCCGACCGATCATTTCGGCGTGCCGCTCGCCGGCTCGCTGATCCCCTGGATCGACAAGGATCTCGGCAACGGCATGTCGCGCGAGGAGTGGAAGGGCGGCGCCGAAACCAACAAGATCCTCGGCAAGCCGGCGATGGGGCAGGCAGGTTCGATTCCCGTCGATGGCTTGTGCGTGCGTATCGGCGCGATGCGCTGCCACTCGCAGGCGCTCACGATCAAGCTCACGAAGGACGTGCCGCTCGACGAGATCGACGGCATCCTTGCTTCGGCCAACGATTGGGTCAAGGTCGTGCCGAACGAGCGCGAGGCCTCGATGCGCGATCTCTCTCCGGCGGTCGTGACAGGTACGCTGGCCGTGCCGGTCGGCCGGTTGCGCAAGCTTGCGATGGGCGGGGAGTATCTGTCGGCCTTCACCGTGGGCGACCAACTGCTCTGGGGCGCGGCAGAGCCGCTGCGCCGCATGCTGCGTATCCTGCTCGAGAAGTGA
- a CDS encoding FimV/HubP family polar landmark protein: MTVRSTLRAQGQRPRALPLRARVATLAAAAALVGALAGSPLHAQPAGASAPAQAAASSPAATQYTVKPGQSLNDVAIAITQSHEKAVLARAARAIFDANPSAFMRGDPSLMKVGAVLKVPPLDATGSVAQAPASVPASASAPAAASAAAHAVASAVAPASASAAPASAPQHASAPAPALAPASAVQHASAPATPAAPASAAPGAAPRAAVNAPAPASAASAPAPASGSSGHAWTGSIQPAASAPAETPPSASGASASVGESPAVAAQAAPAVAAPASPATAAAAAPASAASAARPHTFSSLQQLLALKNRVLMDLQRHGFGSPGGRETAGKPVGASGAASGAVAQAPGSAQGSATAHGLAARAAGANERFIGIGGYGVTLARDAVATVAAIAAAAVAALLVVVAGLAVGRRKRRAARAAAADEALQANASSPPVRDEAQPGRASAPPPVTDDPVEAEFLATLARTPTSKRALMGLAAHYAERRNARGFDEIAQRIWRLSGGRGPNWIHIAALGRQLDPDNALYAVSGTDAADTFVGLEPDDDDVLPAHSTAAQQQAAAQPAEPVVERRPAEAEPPVAAAPETPVEPASVQPEHGAPEQPEASAVESEPLIQPESVEPGEAQAAHIEASEAEPEPAASAREEPIEPAPVPPASARAEEALAEEAPHERPTQPAMPFPPEAIAALNALDLGLPPRSESPAPGQAAPEAAHPAGEPEELEQTDDFAERERRLAPQEPAVEAAPAEQAGPAEPVEPAAPVPPAQPAVAGLGAAPFGALDLAFDLDLPGAGEDGGERRASPAPAQPMFTPEQMARIARNKLELASEYIALGDLGGARTLIHEVIESNDPATHDEAKALLATLAPLS; the protein is encoded by the coding sequence ATGACCGTTCGTTCCACGCTTCGCGCGCAGGGGCAGCGCCCACGCGCGCTGCCCCTGCGTGCACGCGTTGCAACGCTCGCTGCCGCGGCAGCGCTCGTAGGCGCGCTCGCGGGCTCGCCGCTTCACGCCCAGCCCGCGGGTGCTTCGGCGCCGGCCCAGGCAGCGGCCAGCTCGCCGGCGGCAACGCAGTACACCGTAAAGCCCGGGCAGTCTCTGAACGACGTCGCGATCGCCATTACGCAATCGCACGAAAAAGCCGTGCTCGCGCGTGCGGCCAGGGCGATTTTCGATGCCAATCCGTCCGCCTTCATGCGCGGCGATCCGAGCCTCATGAAAGTGGGCGCGGTGCTGAAAGTGCCGCCGCTCGATGCCACGGGCAGCGTGGCGCAGGCGCCTGCTTCCGTGCCTGCTTCCGCATCCGCGCCGGCGGCTGCCAGCGCCGCGGCGCATGCCGTTGCGTCGGCCGTCGCGCCTGCGTCCGCATCCGCCGCGCCCGCGAGCGCCCCGCAACATGCATCGGCGCCTGCGCCGGCTCTCGCGCCCGCGAGCGCCGTGCAACATGCATCGGCACCGGCCACGCCAGCAGCGCCGGCAAGCGCGGCACCCGGCGCTGCCCCGCGTGCGGCTGTCAATGCGCCTGCTCCCGCGTCCGCGGCAAGTGCCCCGGCGCCCGCGAGCGGCAGCAGCGGGCACGCCTGGACCGGGTCGATCCAGCCGGCTGCCAGCGCGCCTGCGGAAACCCCGCCATCGGCTAGTGGCGCCTCCGCCTCGGTTGGCGAATCACCTGCCGTCGCTGCACAGGCGGCTCCGGCCGTGGCCGCGCCGGCATCGCCGGCCACGGCGGCGGCTGCGGCACCCGCATCGGCCGCATCCGCCGCGCGGCCGCACACGTTCTCGAGCCTGCAGCAGCTCTTGGCCTTGAAGAACCGCGTACTGATGGATCTTCAGCGTCACGGCTTCGGTTCGCCGGGCGGGCGCGAAACTGCGGGCAAGCCGGTCGGTGCAAGCGGAGCCGCATCCGGTGCCGTTGCGCAGGCGCCGGGCTCGGCGCAAGGCAGTGCAACGGCGCATGGTTTAGCCGCGAGGGCGGCAGGCGCGAACGAACGCTTTATCGGCATCGGCGGGTATGGCGTTACGCTTGCGCGCGATGCGGTGGCGACCGTCGCGGCCATAGCTGCCGCCGCCGTCGCGGCATTGCTCGTGGTGGTCGCGGGCCTTGCTGTCGGGCGCCGCAAACGTCGCGCCGCACGCGCGGCTGCGGCCGATGAAGCGCTGCAGGCGAATGCGTCTTCGCCGCCTGTCCGTGACGAGGCGCAGCCGGGGCGTGCCAGCGCGCCGCCGCCCGTCACCGACGATCCCGTGGAAGCGGAGTTCCTCGCGACCCTTGCGCGGACGCCGACGAGCAAGCGCGCCCTCATGGGCCTCGCCGCCCACTATGCCGAGCGGCGCAACGCGAGGGGCTTCGACGAGATCGCGCAGCGCATCTGGCGCTTGTCTGGCGGGCGCGGCCCCAACTGGATCCATATCGCCGCGCTCGGTCGGCAACTCGATCCCGACAATGCGCTCTATGCCGTATCGGGCACCGACGCGGCTGATACGTTCGTCGGCCTCGAGCCCGATGACGACGACGTATTGCCGGCTCATTCAACGGCGGCCCAGCAGCAGGCAGCGGCACAGCCAGCCGAGCCGGTGGTCGAACGACGGCCTGCCGAGGCCGAACCGCCTGTGGCGGCCGCGCCCGAGACGCCGGTTGAACCCGCATCGGTCCAGCCGGAGCATGGCGCGCCGGAGCAGCCGGAAGCGTCTGCGGTTGAGTCCGAGCCTCTCATTCAGCCCGAATCCGTCGAGCCGGGCGAAGCGCAAGCCGCGCATATCGAGGCGAGCGAGGCCGAACCGGAGCCTGCCGCTTCCGCTCGGGAAGAGCCGATAGAGCCGGCGCCGGTGCCGCCTGCGAGCGCACGAGCGGAAGAAGCGCTGGCGGAAGAGGCGCCGCACGAGCGGCCCACGCAGCCGGCCATGCCGTTTCCGCCGGAGGCTATTGCGGCGTTGAACGCCCTGGATCTCGGCTTGCCGCCGCGCAGCGAGAGCCCGGCTCCGGGGCAGGCGGCCCCGGAAGCGGCACATCCGGCCGGCGAGCCGGAGGAGCTCGAGCAGACGGACGACTTCGCCGAGCGTGAGCGTCGCCTCGCGCCGCAGGAGCCGGCAGTGGAGGCCGCGCCGGCCGAACAGGCTGGACCAGCCGAGCCGGTCGAGCCGGCCGCCCCGGTTCCGCCTGCGCAGCCAGCGGTAGCTGGCCTGGGCGCCGCGCCGTTCGGCGCGCTCGATCTTGCGTTCGACCTCGATTTGCCGGGCGCGGGCGAGGACGGGGGCGAGCGTCGAGCGAGCCCGGCGCCGGCTCAGCCCATGTTCACGCCCGAGCAGATGGCCAGGATCGCGCGCAACAAGCTGGAGCTCGCGTCGGAGTACATCGCGCTCGGCGATCTGGGCGGTGCGCGCACGTTGATTCACGAGGTGATCGAGTCGAACGATCCCGCCACGCACGACGAGGCCAAGGCATTGCTGGCCACGCTCGCGCCGCTTTCCTGA
- the truA gene encoding tRNA pseudouridine(38-40) synthase TruA codes for MRIALGIQYDGTAFCGWQSQPHGKTVQDVLERALAEFARTRVQTVVAGRTDTGVHGLGQVVHFDTELERTEFSWVRGTNAFLPSTVAVQWAKAMPEAFHARFSAFERTYYYLLHVHPVRAPMLSGRAGWIHTPLDLDAMRTAAACLIGEHDFSAFRSSECQAKTPVKHLYQIDIRPAGDLIHFRFRANAFLHHMVRNLMGSLVAVGRGRYPAGWLAEVLASRDRNRAAPTFMPEGLYLAHVGYPEAFAVPPAHLGSVPWSGIWSE; via the coding sequence ATGCGCATTGCTCTCGGCATTCAGTACGATGGGACGGCGTTTTGCGGCTGGCAGTCGCAGCCGCACGGCAAGACGGTGCAGGACGTTCTCGAGCGCGCGCTCGCCGAGTTCGCGCGCACACGGGTGCAAACGGTTGTGGCCGGCCGCACTGATACGGGCGTGCATGGTCTCGGCCAGGTGGTGCATTTCGATACGGAACTCGAGCGTACCGAGTTTTCGTGGGTGCGCGGCACGAATGCTTTCCTGCCGTCCACGGTGGCCGTGCAATGGGCGAAGGCGATGCCCGAGGCGTTCCATGCGCGGTTTTCGGCGTTCGAGCGGACCTATTACTACCTGCTCCATGTGCACCCCGTGCGCGCGCCGATGCTGAGCGGGCGGGCCGGCTGGATACACACACCGCTCGACCTCGATGCGATGCGCACCGCAGCCGCATGCCTGATCGGCGAGCATGATTTTTCAGCGTTCCGTTCATCGGAATGCCAGGCGAAGACGCCGGTGAAGCACCTGTATCAGATCGACATCCGGCCGGCCGGCGACCTGATTCATTTCCGCTTCCGCGCGAACGCTTTCCTGCATCATATGGTGCGCAACCTGATGGGCAGCCTCGTTGCGGTGGGGCGTGGCCGCTACCCCGCCGGCTGGCTGGCGGAGGTGCTGGCCAGCCGGGACCGCAACCGCGCGGCGCCCACATTCATGCCGGAAGGGCTGTATCTCGCCCACGTCGGTTATCCCGAGGCGTTCGCCGTGCCGCCGGCGCACCTCGGCAGCGTGCCCTGGAGCGGCATTTGGAGCGAGTAA
- a CDS encoding phosphoribosylanthranilate isomerase: MSGRDGTGHDIPRRARIKLCGLSRRSDVTLAVELGADAIGLVFYPPSPRAVSVGEAVDLVEGLPPFVSAVGLFVNATPDWLGEVTSNVPLDMLQFHGDESPDDCERLANVAGLPWLRALRVAADTRHADLVESARNYSAAGGLLFDTHVEGYGGGGKTFDWSLIPAELARRAVLSGGLNAQNVGDAIRRVRPYAVDVSSGIEVPGAKGVKDPARMAAFVRAVREADAR, from the coding sequence ATGTCGGGCCGCGACGGGACGGGCCACGATATTCCGCGCCGCGCGCGCATCAAGCTGTGCGGGCTGTCGCGCCGGTCCGACGTCACGCTCGCCGTCGAGCTCGGCGCCGATGCGATCGGCCTCGTCTTCTATCCCCCGAGCCCGCGCGCCGTGAGCGTGGGCGAGGCTGTCGACCTCGTGGAAGGGCTGCCGCCGTTCGTCTCGGCGGTGGGGCTTTTCGTGAACGCCACGCCGGACTGGCTCGGCGAGGTGACCAGCAACGTGCCGCTCGACATGCTGCAATTCCATGGCGACGAATCGCCTGACGACTGCGAGCGCCTCGCCAACGTGGCCGGGTTGCCATGGCTTCGCGCGCTGCGCGTCGCGGCTGATACGCGGCACGCCGATTTGGTAGAATCTGCCCGTAACTATTCAGCAGCCGGCGGCCTGCTCTTCGATACGCATGTCGAAGGATATGGCGGCGGCGGGAAGACTTTCGATTGGTCACTTATCCCAGCAGAGCTCGCGCGTCGGGCCGTTTTGAGTGGTGGGTTGAACGCGCAAAACGTCGGTGACGCGATTCGTCGCGTGCGCCCGTACGCGGTCGATGTCTCGAGCGGCATCGAAGTGCCGGGCGCCAAGGGCGTGAAGGATCCCGCCCGCATGGCGGCATTCGTTCGCGCGGTGCGCGAGGCGGATGCCCGATGA
- the trpB gene encoding tryptophan synthase subunit beta: MYNLPDAHGHFGPYGGTFVAETLVQAIDELRAAYEKFRNDPEFVDEYQRELKYFVGRPSPIYHAERWSQLLGGAQIFLKREDLNHTGAHKINNVIGQALLAKRMGKPRVIAETGAGQHGVATATIAARFGMECVVYMGAEDVRRQAANVYRMKLLGATVVPVESGSRTLKDALNEAMRDWVTNVESTFYIIGTVAGPHPYPMMVRDFQRVIGDECRVQMPELTGRQPDAVIACVGGGSNAMGIFYPYIDDASVKLIGVEAAGDGLETGRHAASLIGGSPGVLHGNRTYLLQDENGQIIETHSISAGLDYPGVGPEHAWLKDSGRAQYVGITDEEALKAFHDCCRIEGIIPALESSHALAYATKLAPTLGRDRHLLVNLSGRGDKDMHTVADRSGIRF, from the coding sequence ATGTACAACCTCCCAGATGCTCATGGCCATTTCGGCCCATATGGCGGCACGTTCGTGGCCGAAACCCTCGTGCAGGCGATCGACGAACTGCGCGCCGCATACGAGAAGTTTCGTAACGACCCCGAGTTCGTCGACGAATACCAGCGCGAGCTGAAGTACTTCGTCGGCCGCCCTTCGCCGATCTACCATGCCGAGCGCTGGAGTCAGCTGCTCGGCGGCGCGCAGATCTTTCTCAAACGCGAGGATCTGAACCACACCGGCGCCCATAAGATCAACAACGTGATCGGGCAGGCTCTGCTCGCCAAGCGCATGGGCAAGCCGCGCGTGATCGCAGAAACGGGGGCGGGCCAGCATGGCGTGGCCACCGCGACCATCGCCGCGCGCTTCGGTATGGAGTGCGTCGTCTACATGGGCGCGGAAGACGTGCGCCGTCAGGCGGCCAACGTTTATCGCATGAAGCTGCTCGGTGCGACCGTGGTGCCCGTCGAATCGGGCTCGCGCACGCTGAAAGACGCGCTCAACGAGGCGATGCGCGACTGGGTGACGAACGTCGAAAGCACCTTCTACATCATCGGCACGGTGGCGGGCCCGCATCCATACCCGATGATGGTGCGCGACTTCCAGCGCGTGATCGGCGACGAATGCCGCGTGCAGATGCCCGAACTCACGGGGCGCCAGCCCGATGCGGTCATCGCCTGCGTCGGCGGCGGCTCGAATGCCATGGGCATCTTCTATCCGTATATCGACGATGCGTCGGTCAAGCTGATCGGCGTGGAAGCGGCGGGCGACGGGCTCGAGACGGGCCGTCACGCGGCCTCGCTGATCGGTGGCAGTCCCGGCGTGCTGCACGGCAACCGCACCTATCTGCTGCAGGACGAGAACGGGCAGATCATCGAGACGCACTCGATTTCGGCGGGCCTCGATTACCCGGGCGTCGGGCCCGAGCACGCCTGGCTCAAGGACAGCGGCCGGGCGCAGTACGTTGGCATCACCGACGAAGAAGCGCTCAAGGCGTTCCATGACTGTTGCCGCATCGAAGGCATCATTCCGGCGCTCGAGTCGAGCCACGCGCTGGCGTACGCGACGAAGCTCGCGCCCACGCTCGGACGCGATCGGCACCTGCTCGTGAACCTCTCGGGCCGCGGCGACAAGGATATGCATACCGTCGCCGACCGCTCCGGAATCCGTTTCTGA
- a CDS encoding DNA-methyltransferase, translated as MRDVIDDFDEPQPAAGSAAGPAFAPGALPASIDLRHRDFLADAANVPDGSIDLIVADPPYGLGKDYGNDSDMLTGEAFLTWTRGWLELAIPKLKRSGALYIFCTWQYAPEIFSFLKGRLTMVNEIIWDRRVPSMGGTTRRFTSVHDNIGFFAVSKDYYFDLDPVRIPYDAATKKARSRKLFEGSKWLEIGYNPKDVWSVSRLHRQHAERVDHPTQKPLEIVERMVLSSCPPGGRVLDPFMGSGTTAVACARHGRGFVGYEINESYCAIARERVSATNAANRPLDAGALAP; from the coding sequence ATGCGCGACGTCATCGACGATTTCGACGAGCCGCAGCCGGCAGCGGGCAGCGCTGCCGGGCCCGCGTTCGCTCCCGGCGCGCTGCCCGCGTCGATCGATCTGCGCCACCGCGACTTCCTCGCCGATGCGGCCAACGTGCCCGACGGCTCGATCGACCTGATCGTTGCCGATCCGCCCTACGGGCTCGGCAAGGACTACGGCAACGACTCGGACATGCTGACGGGCGAGGCGTTTCTCACCTGGACGCGCGGCTGGCTCGAACTCGCGATTCCGAAGCTCAAGCGCAGCGGGGCGCTTTATATCTTCTGCACGTGGCAGTACGCGCCCGAGATATTTTCGTTCCTCAAGGGCCGCCTCACGATGGTCAACGAGATCATCTGGGACCGGCGTGTGCCGAGCATGGGCGGCACGACGCGGCGTTTCACGTCGGTGCACGACAACATCGGGTTCTTCGCCGTCTCGAAGGATTACTACTTCGACCTGGACCCGGTGCGCATTCCGTACGACGCGGCAACGAAAAAGGCGCGCTCGCGCAAGCTTTTCGAGGGCAGCAAGTGGCTCGAAATCGGCTACAACCCGAAGGACGTCTGGTCGGTTTCGCGTTTGCACCGGCAGCATGCCGAGCGCGTCGATCATCCGACGCAAAAGCCGCTCGAGATCGTCGAGCGCATGGTGTTGTCGAGTTGTCCGCCCGGCGGCCGCGTGCTCGATCCCTTCATGGGCAGCGGCACGACGGCGGTTGCCTGCGCACGCCATGGGCGCGGCTTTGTCGGCTATGAAATCAACGAAAGCTACTGCGCGATAGCGCGCGAGCGCGTGAGCGCCACGAACGCCGCGAACCGGCCCCTCGACGCCGGCGCGCTGGCGCCCTGA
- the trpA gene encoding tryptophan synthase subunit alpha, whose protein sequence is MSRIEKTFAALAAQRRKGLIPFMTAGDPDPARTVDFMHALVAGGADVIELGVPFSDPMADGPVIQRSSERALARGVSLRQVLADVKRFRERDDKTPVVLMGYANPIERMGADAFAQAASEAGVDGVLVVDYPPEESTDFANRMRAAGIDPIFLLAPTSTDERIAAVGKVASGYVYYVSLKGVTGAANLDVSSIASKIPAIQSQVPLPIGVGFGIRDARTARAVAEVADAVVIGSRIVQLLEETPPEAAVSTLTAFVAEVRRAIDGQ, encoded by the coding sequence ATGTCCCGTATCGAAAAGACTTTCGCGGCACTGGCCGCACAACGCCGCAAAGGGCTCATCCCGTTCATGACGGCGGGCGATCCCGATCCCGCGCGCACGGTGGACTTCATGCATGCGCTCGTGGCCGGCGGTGCCGACGTGATCGAGCTTGGCGTGCCGTTTTCCGATCCGATGGCCGATGGCCCGGTGATCCAGCGCTCGTCGGAGCGCGCGCTTGCACGCGGCGTTTCGCTGCGGCAGGTGCTCGCCGATGTAAAGCGCTTTCGCGAGCGCGACGACAAGACGCCGGTCGTACTGATGGGCTATGCCAATCCGATCGAGCGCATGGGAGCCGACGCGTTCGCGCAAGCGGCGTCGGAAGCGGGCGTCGACGGCGTGCTCGTCGTCGACTATCCGCCGGAGGAGTCGACCGATTTCGCGAACCGGATGCGCGCGGCCGGCATCGATCCGATCTTTCTGCTGGCGCCCACGTCGACCGACGAGCGCATCGCCGCTGTCGGCAAAGTGGCGAGCGGCTACGTCTATTACGTCTCGCTCAAGGGGGTGACCGGCGCGGCAAATCTGGACGTTTCCAGCATCGCGAGTAAAATCCCGGCCATCCAATCGCAAGTGCCGCTGCCGATCGGCGTCGGTTTCGGGATCCGGGACGCACGCACGGCCCGCGCGGTGGCCGAAGTGGCGGATGCCGTGGTGATCGGCAGCCGTATCGTGCAATTGCTCGAGGAAACACCGCCGGAAGCCGCCGTATCCACGCTGACGGCGTTCGTCGCCGAAGTGCGGCGTGCCATCGACGGGCAGTGA
- the accD gene encoding acetyl-CoA carboxylase, carboxyltransferase subunit beta: protein MSWLDKLLPPKIKQTDPKSRKGIPEGLWVKCPSCEAVLYRNDVEANLHVCPKCSHHMRIGARARLDALLDAEGRYEIGQEIVPVDALKFKDSRKYPDRIKDAMDDTGETDALVVMGGAIHTLPVVTACFEFSFMGGSMGSVVGERFVRGAQNALEQQVPFICVTASGGARMQESLLSLMQMAKTTAMLTKLSDARLPFISILTDPTMGGVSASFAFLGDVVIAEPKALIGFAGPRVIEQTVREKLPEGFQRAEFLLQKGAIDMIVDRRKLREELAQLIALLTRQPADAVA, encoded by the coding sequence ATGAGCTGGCTCGACAAACTGCTGCCGCCGAAGATCAAACAGACCGACCCCAAAAGCCGCAAGGGCATTCCCGAGGGGCTCTGGGTGAAATGCCCGTCGTGCGAGGCGGTGCTTTATCGCAACGACGTCGAGGCGAACCTGCATGTATGCCCGAAGTGCAGCCATCACATGCGCATCGGCGCGCGGGCGCGGCTCGACGCATTGCTCGACGCCGAGGGACGCTACGAGATCGGCCAGGAAATCGTGCCGGTCGACGCGCTCAAGTTCAAGGACAGCCGCAAGTACCCCGACCGCATCAAGGATGCGATGGACGATACGGGGGAAACGGATGCGCTCGTCGTGATGGGCGGTGCGATCCATACGCTGCCCGTCGTCACGGCTTGCTTCGAGTTCTCGTTCATGGGCGGCTCGATGGGCTCGGTGGTGGGCGAGCGCTTCGTGCGCGGCGCGCAAAATGCACTCGAGCAACAGGTGCCGTTCATCTGCGTGACGGCCTCGGGCGGCGCGCGGATGCAGGAAAGCCTGCTCTCGCTGATGCAGATGGCGAAGACGACGGCGATGCTGACGAAGCTTTCGGATGCCAGACTGCCGTTCATCTCGATTCTGACCGACCCGACGATGGGTGGCGTATCGGCGAGCTTCGCGTTCCTCGGCGACGTCGTGATCGCGGAGCCGAAGGCGCTGATCGGTTTCGCGGGCCCGCGCGTAATCGAGCAGACCGTGCGCGAGAAGTTGCCCGAAGGCTTTCAGCGCGCCGAATTCCTGCTGCAAAAGGGCGCGATCGACATGATCGTCGATCGCCGCAAGCTGCGCGAGGAGCTGGCACAGCTGATTGCGTTGCTCACGCGCCAGCCGGCGGACGCCGTGGCCTGA